The following nucleotide sequence is from Cicer arietinum cultivar CDC Frontier isolate Library 1 chromosome 2, Cicar.CDCFrontier_v2.0, whole genome shotgun sequence.
cctcgtcaaactaacaacatagactgcggatcctatatattgcgattcatgaaagagattgttgatataatcccagaaagagatctaactgaaataaagcaatgcacctattacagcgatttttttaaaaagcgctgtaaaactagtacaacaagcagcgcgtttttagaagggatttacaacgctttttattttaaagagcgctgttgtatcattttacagcgctggattctacaacgttttttttatataaaaaagcgctgtaaatggcttaaaaaaaacgctgtaaaataccatttttggcgtagtgcttataaaattaaaaaaaaagactactaacaaattcattatttattatccattttttaattaacgtcatttaattaatacataatatttttttaaaaggataaatatatcatatagtttacataaaagttaaaaatcaaatatcgAAACATACTTCATGTGATAAAAActacataaatatttaaaatattataacatatactccttttatatatatatatatagtacgAGCTGATTTCACCACTAAactttattaaaacaaaaaaaaaagtagctAAAAGAAAATGGTGGTGTGTATGTATCAAGCAATAATCCAACTAATCAAACAATTGGCAATCAAAAGGTGGTAGACTAAGACCAAACTAAACAACTCCTAGTCAAACAAAGACTCCCCAATCATTCAACTACtttagtaaaaaagaaaaacctcTTCTTAATCACAACTaagaaacatttttttctttccaaatttcaaataataaaaaaattaaattttatactatatattaatatttaaaagtcaTTTGCAACAGTGATGataatcaacaatttttttttaaaagcatgaatcaacaatttatttatttattatatttaagccaattacttattatttttagattaattAAAGTCATTATTTATCCATAAACTACACAAAAGAATGTTCTAAAAAAGTTTCATTAATTTTTGGTAAAGTTTCATTAATTTTtggtaaagttttaatttttgattcgtttattcaaaataatataatttaagatcgttaaaaaaaatctgtaaaaaaattgaaagtattcaaaattaatgacataataattcaataaaatgcagaagaaaaaaaatctaaaatttccCCTCACACACCCATTAAcccaaacaaaaacaaaaaacaaaaaagtcaaAAGCAACAATcacagcaacaaaaaaaaaaaaacaagaacacAAAAACCccatttctaaaaatcaaaactttatcACGAAACAACAATCCATTCACCCCAAAACCATGTCTTCTCCGCTCATCCTTCTCTTCTTAACCCTTTTCACCATCTGGGTATCTTTCACTTCTTCCCAGGTTGAAGAAGACAACGTAAGATGTCTCAAAGGCATCAAACAAACCCTAGTTGACTCCGAAAATCGTCTCTCAACTTGGCGTTTCGACAACACAACAGTTGGTTTCATCTGCGACTTTGTTGGTGTCACTTGTTGGAACTTAAGAGAGAATCGCGTTTTGGGTTTAGAGCTTCAAGGTATGAAGCTTTCAGGTATGATTCCTGAGGCTTTGAAGTATTGTGGTCAAAGTTTGCAAAAATTGGATCTTGGTTCAAATTCATTGAGTTCAGTGATTCCAACACAGATCTGTAGTTGGATGCCATTTTTGGTAACTATGGATTTATCTGATAATAATCTTGAAGGATCAATTCCATCTACTATTGTGAATTGTTCATATTTGAATGAGTTAATGTTATCTGATAATAATTTTGTTGGTAATATACCTTATGAGTTTGGTAGTTTAACTAGGCTTCATAAGTTTAGTGTTGCTAATAATAAACTTAGTGGGAATATACCTTCATTTTTTGATGGTTTTGATAAGGAATCTTTTGATGGGAATAGTGGTTTATGTGGTGGTCCTCTTGGTTCAAAGTGTGGTGGTATGAGTAAGAAGAATCTTGCTATTATTATTGCTGCTGGTGTTTTTGGTGCTGCTGGTTCTTTGTTATTGGCTTTTGGGTTATGGTGGTGGTATCATTTGAGGTTGATTGGGATTAGGAGGAGAAAAGAAGGGTATGTTGTTGGCGGGGTCGATGATTGGGCGGTTAGGTTGAGAGGTCATAAGCTTGCTCAAGTTAATCTTTTTCAGAAACCGATTGTTAAGGTTAAGCTTGGTGATTTGATGGCGGCTACGAATAGTTTTAGTGCGGAGAATGTTCTTATTACGACTAGGACAGGGGCTACTTATAGGGCTGATTTACCGGATGGTTCAACGCTTGCGGTGAAGAGGTTGAGTAGTTGTAAGATTGGGGAGAAGCAGTTTAGGATGGAGATGAACCGGTTGGGACAAGTTAGGCATCCAAATTTGGCGCCTTTGTTGGGGTATTGTGTTGTGGAAGAGGAGAAGCTTTTGGTTTATAAGCATATGTCTAATGGGACACTTTATTCGTTATTGCATAAGAATAGCAGTGTGTTGGATTGGTTGATGAGGTTTAGGATAGGGTTGGGCGCGGCTAGGGGACTTGCGTGGTTGCATCACGGGTGTCATCCTCCTATTATACAACAAAACATTTGTTCCAATGTGATACTTGTTGACGAAGAATTCGATGCTCGAATAATGGACTTTGGACTCGCTAGGCTTATGACGTCTGACGCCAATGGTAGTTTTGTGAATGGAGATTTGGGTGAACTCGGTTATATAGCTCCTGAGTATTCGAGTACGATGGTCGCTTCGTTGAAAGGGGATGTGTATGGATTTGGAGTTTTGCTTTTGGAGTTGGTTACCGGGTGCAAACCTCTCGAGGTGAACACTGGCGATGAAGAATTTAAGGGTAACCTGGTGGACTGGGTGAATATGCATTCTAATTCAGGAAGACTCAAGGATTGCATCGATAAATCCATATGTGGAAAAGGTCAAGACGAGGAGATTCTGCAGTTTCTAAAAATTGCATCAAATTGCGTGATTTCTCGCCCGAAAGATAGGTGGTCTATGTACCAAGTTTATAATTCATTGAAGGGCATATCCAAAGACCACAGTTTCTCCGAACACGACGATGAATTTCCCTTGATATTTGGTAAGCCAGAAAATGAGCCGGCTTAGTTCGCGAGCAAGCATGTGTGACGGCATGAGAAGAAGATGTAAACCGAATTCCTAGTTATGGTGGAGAGTTTCCAGAATGTTCATGGTTTGAGCATATCTATGGTTGACACTAATCAGGTATAAATTGTATTTGTATGATATAATAATCTTTCTAGTAGGTTAATTAGGTTCTTGCATTTTATGAAATCTAATATGTTTTAATGTTTGTTGTATGAAAATCCAAAAACATATGTCTATTTGTTCTATGTAAAGATGTGTTATTAAGATGATTCATCCTAATTGtattttgtgaagatatctTATCAAGATGATTCATTCATCTAGTTTTAATCTCCTAGTATTTGTTTTTGATTCCATTACAAATGTTGGATCTATttggattgatttattttatctatttggAAGGGTTTATGGAAACTATTTAAAACACGTTTATAATCTAATTTCAGTTTATTTCCATATATTTTTGAGGAACTTATAGAAATATcttatagcttatataaaaataattttattttattttatcttttgttatagataTAGCTTATATAGAAGCGCTTATGCAGTGCTTGGTGTCTTTCCATGATTCCAAATGATTTAGAAATTACTAACATGTAACTATCACTATTGACATATTTTGGAAATGTTATGGTCTATTTGGAATCAATtgtctatatataaaaattaagatgcatgtttaaaaaaaatgtgtaaaAAATGGTGACAAATAACATCTTTGTTATAACAATAACCAAACGTCTATTTACTAGGTTGTAATGGCTATTTCATAATGTCTTGTCATGAATTaagtttaataataaatttaatttatatacaccgcaaattaatcataaatgttgatagtgtgaatttttttatgcatttaaaaattaaactctttaaaattagaaattaataaATGCAACATCTGAATTAATGTTTGAGTTGACAAGAGTTTTCCCATTTGTTTATTCAGTTTCCTAATAGAAATTTAGTTACTGTTCGTCAAAAATAGCAGGTTGAAATAgtttaaaagtataaaataacataaaaggtaaacttttaattaatatttcaattttttactattaaaataatgaggataaaaatggaaaaaaaatgaaaggacATAACCTATAACTTCAAAAGCTACTTCAAATAGTTCATTCAAAAATACTAGaagtttgaaagaaaaaaccTATAAACTCATAGgaataattaattacttaatagaACTATTAGTTTTTTTGGTCTAACAATTGAGCTATCAGCTAAAACCTAATTCTAGTTTGTTTTTGGGGCTTGTCAAACAAACCCCTTAGTTGTTGGGTCTGTCCAATTCAAATTGCATATAAagttgattatttatttttcaattaaatttatatatattgaaaatgtAGAGATTTTTTATGCAATCAATCATAATCGTTATATCactaacaattaatttttattataattatttataaaatcattaacataattgatttttattataattatttataaaataattaacataattgaTTGTAATTTGtcaattgtgtaaaaaaaattatattgtcatgtaaggaaattaaattatttttttcaggAAATTTTTTCATCTATAAACAATTCTTTTAAACTCCTTTGCAATAATCACTATTGGATAGACAAGCAACTTTATCACACAACCTagtaaaaactattttttttttgtcatctaTTAAGTTTTTGCATAGTGTTAAGACATGCTTAGCGTGGAAGgcaatttatttgttaatattttcttattaaattaaatagttgAAAATATAAAACAGTCAATGTTGCTAGCTttgaatttagaaaattaaagatGGCAACTTATGTGGACCATTGCATTGCTATCAAGTTAAAAGGATGACTTAAACAAATAACATAAATCAATGACTTTGAACCTTATACGTATTGTGAGGTGTGTGGAAATTTTACTTTATTCTTAGAATTTGGAGCTTCAACCTATGTGAATATGAACCAGGTTATAGATAAGGCTATCAAAACAATTGTTTTAGTCTCtctaaaagaaattatatttttacttaataaaatgtAGTATATTAAATCTAattaaagtttatttaaaacaaatattatcttaataaatattaaattagttaattgaattattgaaaaagaaatattatacgaaatcaattatattaatttaataaataattttagttctGAAGTATCTCAAAAATTAGTTttcataataattttactaaaatacctataaatactaaaagtttcatattaaaatttattttaagtctTTTTATTCCTTAGTCTGGCATTATGAGAATCTTCTAATGAAGGATGTAAGTATTCAAAGGTCAAAGAGGGAGAGTTGCTATCACAATTGGTCGATGATTTTGAAGTTTAACTTTGCAAAAGCATGAGATTAGAAGTATTTAAGAAGTGATTAAAAATGGTTACATAGAGTAGTCGCcgatatataaaatatattcgACGAATAATTTCTTCTAAGGTGAAAGaatacataaataaacaaaGTTCACATTAGAATAAGAGGGATTTTGACACTGTGTAAGTATGAGACTATAATATATTCAATGAATAATTTCTTCTAAGGTGAAAGAATACATGAATGAACAAAATTCACATTAGAATAAGAGGGATTTTGACACTATGTAAGTATGAGACTATATAGTTAAACGATGACTTACAATAGTTGATTCATACTATTTATACCAACAAGATGTATCTTCTTTTCAATAATTCATAACATAAAAACTTCAATAAACCCTAAGTGTTTGGTTGTCATTGATTTGCCTCAACAATCCTATGTTTGTTTGTCGTGTGTAtgcaataacaaaaattataatataatctTATTAAACttatcttaattaatttaatacttAAAAGTATAACCTCGTATAAATTCAAATacaatcttaaaatttatattttttctaactCAACTCCAAAAATTATTCTAGAGTGATAATTACCCTTCATTGTCAATCACTATTTTGCCCATATCACACTTAAATGTCCAACTTCcaacacttaaaaaaaaattgaagggtCATCGTTCAATTTTAATCAATGATAATAAATACTATATAGTAGTTCCAAGTGTACTTGTATTTCTACCCTATTGATACTACATTGTACTAAATAGTAAGAAGACAAGTTAGGATGTGGGGGCCCTTAATAAAAATAGACAAGTATGACAATTTGTGATCCGATTGAGAAACATAAACTGCAAATGTGTGAGAATTTGTCTCCCCCATgcaatgaaggaaaaaaaaatacatatagaaaattaaaattgattatgattTGAATCTCAGTTACTTTGGACCAAGTCACATCCTTCTCGAATCTATAGATATGAGACCagaaagaaaaagcaaagatAAAGAAAAAGCACCAAGCAGAGATTGCTCCTTTGTTCATTTGGCTTTAGTGGGATACCTGAATTTGCAACCTCTccttaattaaataatacaatcaTATGTTTAGGATTTAATCAAAagattaaattcaaattattaataaacttcagttaaaaatgaattattcaaaaaaatttaaattaaagtaattttttattaaacattatTTACTTCTAAATCAAACTATAAACTATTAGAGTCTTATTTTTTAAGAACtagaagattaaaaaaatatgtttagaaTTTGCAAAAAGATGTGGTGGTTTAACTAACATAACATAATAACCTTATTAagacaagaaaatataataagttttaaattaaGGAAAAGTGTTTTGTTGAACACTAGGCACTTAAAAGAGGGTACCACCATAAAGAAATTCCCAAAGATTACTAAAAAAAGTAAAGCCTAATTATATGATACATAGAGACTAGGCCTTTTTCTTGCTTAATTACCGAGCCCATAAATCCAATTtggtaatataattttttctccTCCAATAGTGTGTTTCTATCTATAAAATTTtgtctctctttttttctttttacttgtTCGATTTCTAGAAGAACAACCTTAATAATCTAATAATAAGTAAGAtttgactaaaatttatttcaatcataattaaaactgaattttataatcaatgatttgaatctaaaataatttgtttttaactaaaatttattatacaCTCAAGTTCAAATCATTGATTATAAATTTCTCTCTCTGAGTTGGGAAAAAGTAAATAGCATAAGGTGTAGCCTTTAAAAGTGCAGTCTTTCTCAACAGTTCCCACGTGTAATTTGTAAGTTAATTAGCACTATTTCACTCAGAAATCTTATCAAcacatgttttaaataaaaaaaaatttacgacaaaatttacatgtattttttatggttcttaatttaaaaaaatactttttttaattataataaattttgaaaaaaaatatagatttaagaAAATCATAATAATCATGAATATTTTAAGTTAAGAACTCTATAAAAAAACAtctaaaaaaatacacttaaattttattcaaattaaatagacCTACTAaatttgttgtgattaataatattatttatttaagacattttttttataaccacTATATATTTAgatctatttttaatttagtgatgttattcttattttaactaataaaaaagaatattaaaaaatatatcgtCAGCCAAAAAagcacttttttttcttccaagaATTTGAGGACATAATTTGCATCCAAAATTTGGGTTAATTCATTACCTAAGACCTTgatttacaataataaaaaaggtACATTCatggagaagaaaaaaaaaaactagaaaaaaCATTAAGATCACACTTGTAGCTTTCAAAGCACTTCATGAAATACTATATGTAAAAACAATATCTTATACAAACACTCTAAATTCTTCCACACAAAAAATCAAGATTTCTTCTATGATTTTTCCTCAAAGTTCAAGCTTCATTTGGTGGTTGTCTATATTTCACTGCTCTCCTGAATTCATATATCACAACACAAGATATTTAGAATATGAGAGAGACAGAAAAAAGGGTGAGATAAACTATGtctatagaaatgaaatgacattacaaataataataaattatatggtACAAGTACAACATCATGTGCATTGCTTGGTTTCTTATGATGGTAATCATCACAACggattataaaatataaactaattaattaatataaatcaaaagtttgtctagtgtttgacattgccataatatatatatatatatatatatatatatatatatataattatatttttttaaattattaatagtattaatatatcaaaatcaatATCATGTTTGAGATTCTTATTTATCTTACtaattcatatttattaaaagCAATACACAGAAAATTCCATTTTGAACTAAGTCTTGAATTGGATAGTTGAATTCAAATGTGGCTAAAAGTTGTTCAAGATCCTCCAATAAATTAATCAAGCTTTCCATAGAAAGGAAAAGGAGctatctaaattattatttttgcccTCCAATAACTAAAGTGATATATACAGTTCTTCACCCAATGTCTTTTTTTGGTTTCTCATGAAAATAAGAGAAAGATTGTTAGTTAAAGAAGCTTTTGATAAAGAGTGAAAACTATCACTCTTTCTTGAGTGTCTTCAAGTATTAGTACATTATGCTCCAACTTTCCTTTAGCCAAGTaccaaaagaaaattttatgcAAGTCTATAGTAGGCCTAATGAAATTAATGGATTTCAACATTGCATATTCTTTAtctaagtttttatttttatttttttatatatagttaataaaaatcACATGTTAACGACTCAAAAAAACAATACATATTATCCATTTAAGATAAACACTTACGTAATCACAATATTCTTAGACACATATTTAAATAcacacttaaataaataaagtagaagataaaaaaaaactaaataatatttatttttaaaataattaaatgatttatattttttagtgtgTATTTAAATGTATTGTGACTATACAAGTATTTTCCTCCCATCagtaacaaaacaaaattaaaaaaagtttaattaataGATATACATGGacatattgtaattttttttttttttgcacgNNNNNNNNNNNNNNNNNNNNCTTCCAATTATATCTGACCATAATACTGCTTTATTGCTTTATTGTATTACATCCTAAAATATCTCAATAAATATCTACaaaattgactaaaaaaaaatatcaacaaattatatatttaattaatattacaattaGTTTGTCAGAGTTACGGTGACTCAATCTAATATAAACATccaataaatgaaatataattgaaagaatatctaaattttaatatggTAAATGCCTATCCTctaaaatcaattcaaaataagATAGAATTATGGCATGTTATATTGTAGACATGAAAAATAAATGCATAAAAGAAGTTTTAAGCCTCAACCCATgatgaattaaaactataatgACCCTTAAGTATCAAAAAagctattaaaaaaaaattaaaaaaagtaatttttatataaaagtacATACCTGTTATGTATTGGGTCAGGTCCATTAGGTACTCTTCTTTTACTCACAAAGATGAGTCTAGAATCCGAAGGGATGGTATGTCTTTGCATGCCAACAAACTTTAATTGCTTGGAAATAACATTCACATTCATTGGAACAAGAATTGTGCTTTTTGTTTGGTGATTCATTGTTGAGATTGCAATGAACATAAACCATATGATTCCTAGAAATAACAAAGCTCTAAGAAACAATCTTCTAAAACTAAAACCATAACCAAAATCCatatcttgattttttttttcttatgatttTCCACACAGTGGTAGTTGCTTGGAGTTGAAGGCAAAGACTTGAGAGTGTTTCAACAACATTGTGGCATTGATcacaaaaatatgatatatgagAAGCAAAGAGAGAAATTTTGAAATAGAGAGAGATAAGGGTAGGACAAAGTAATGAGAGtgagagagggagagagagagagatttaaGAGAGGGAAGTTAATGTGAGAAAGGGTGAAGAGAGCATGAACAAACATAAAAGGGAAATGAATCATAAAAGttagttattttgagatttcTTTAGGTGTTAAAAAAAGGGTCCACTTGAACTCTCTTTTATTTGGTTTTTGCATTTTCATTCAACTAGGACAGGGGATCTCACTCTCTAACTCTCAAATATTCTTTTATAGTACTTTGAAGTTTGTATCAATGAAAAGTTTTGCAATCTATGTGAATTGCTAATGAAAATTGTTGTAGAATATCTTGAGCTAATGATCAAAATCGTTAAAAGACTATAATATCGTgtttttatcaacaacaaaaaaataaagtattaagagagtttaaatatttgaatcaaAGTTATCTGAACTATTAATAATTTCTTTAGAAATTATGAagaatatcctttttttttatatatatatatatatatatatatatatatatatatatatatatttcgtTTACTCTATTTCTATCAAATGTGGAACTAACAATCCATATTTAATAGAATTCGTAAAATTGAACAAAGATTCATATAATAAAAGTTCTCCACAGGTTTCACTCAAAACTAAGCAACATAGGTTTACATAAACAGCAAGGATATGAGAGTTATAAAGACACTAAAATAATGATTGAGTGTAGATGATGTTTCCTTGAAGTacattaatatatgataaaatatatagaGGAAATTTTCATCTATCACTTGTTCATCAAgctgttaaattttttatgtttaattgtaatttttagtatttttatttttattaattcacggaattgattcttttgtttttaaagttaataattttaattaatctctcatattttttaattaagaaatgacgatttgacatattttaaatgaggtGACATACGATTTCatgatatagaatcatctatatgtattaattattcatatgttattaattaaattacaaaattaaaaattttcagaagttgaaagttaaatttttagagagttttattataattttatgagtgttaatcattttacatcatcgtatcatatgtcacattatttaaagtaTGTCACACCACcaactttttgttaaaaaattagaatgagAAACTAAAAccgtcatattttaaaatagatggaTTGATTTcgtaaattagtaaaaattatatgattaaaattgcaattaaatcaattttttaacattcttttgttaaagtaaaaatgaataaaatatataatatagtgctaaataatatatattacagTTGCCAAAAAATGTTATAGATTTTTTGCACCTAATTTTCTTCGGAAGTGTTCAATGTCTCTATGCGCTTATttgtggtttatttatttgctttatttatttgatttaaatctATATATGAAAGtgtaaaaagtaaatttattttagaaattgaaGATAAACATAAGtgattttcaatttaataatatttatagaagtattattattttgaaaattgtatttaataatttttttttaaataaatattttatttagcaGTTGTTGGAAAGCTTTTCAAATGTTACTCATTTTAacttctcaaaataattttaattttttatattatacttttaaatgcttatctaaatattttaaaatcttaaagatgatattttcaaaaaacttaCAAAACAAATGTacttaattcaataaaatatttaaattaatttttaaatcatcaaaatatttgttAGTTTAGTCCTTGCTGTTATAAcaattataaactattttaataataaagtgtatgttttaagtatttttatgacagtaaattatatatttttgaattattttaataatttaaaaattgtactCAATCAATAACTTAAATAACGCTGTCTTATAATTTAAAGATTGAAACGATGGTTTACCTAAAAAGACAAGAAACTGGCCCCTAAAGTAGTGAAAAGTAGTGATGTTTTGTCATTGCATGACATCCACGACCAAATTGGGGTCACATATGTTTTTACATATTTGTACAACCATTCAACAATTCCTGGAAACAGATCCATAACTCGTGCTATATGACGCATTACAAttgtcatttaattttttttaaaaatgattattttgtttgatataCAAATTTTATACCAAAAATTTAACAAGTATATGATTAATTCAGTttaaatatatagttatattaattaagtgaataattaataaataaaataagatggtGCAAGTTATTAATCActcaataaaaacaattaattgtgatttttcagtgtatatttaaatacaaatttagttaataaatatcatatatatattcaataattttaaattgtgtttaaatacactttttttttaaattgtgttcAAATGCGTATTTTCtgatgttattatatatataagtctgataatatatatatatatatgaaaaaaaattcttgttgaaatttttaatgagatatcaatattataattttgtaaatcagACAGCTTCCCTCCTCTCTCTTTTGCTCTTTATCTCTTAAAATGGATAGATTATGacgaattttttatttgaaattactcatttaattttttttttattattttgtattcaaataaatgattctcttacatatttttttcttcttagtaATTTCGTTGTgtgattttgttttgatttttcaattGTTGTGGATTCGTTTGATTTCATATTGACATATTAGTTTGAATCAAGTGcaaatttaataaatgactTTAGCGTCTTTAACATTACAGCTTTAGAGACATGAGTatgatgtttgttttttttacccgataattaaactttttattaatattcTTCTTCCAACATTTTTTGATTTAAAGACTATAGTGACTCTGTATTTGGATGTACATGTACGTGTAGTTAAGTAACACactcttttttgaaaaaaggaAACATACTTTATCTTTTCTCCAATGCCAGAAATAAGCATTGAATATACCATCTGAAACATACATGCAATTAATTCatcctttttcttttaattgtttgtacgaaaaaattcaaaaggaaaataaaaagcaAAACGCATGcaaaaaagattaaaatcaCGCTATCCTAGTGATAAAAGCAAGCATGTGCATGAAGTTAGATGTCCTTTTAATTACGTGAGTGCAACATCTTACTAATAAGCTTGtgacaaaagaaaatatatttattaaatttaatcaacaaaaattgatgtacgtaaaattattaaaatataaaatttacatataataGAACACAAATATAATATCGTACAAAATACAGTGAAATCACAgtttgtttttaacaaaatatcaaaGTATTGTATTTGTGTCTCATTTTATGTTCTAATAAGATTATTCTATTAAAAGGACCAAAGGAAGTATTacacttaaaaataactttaaaaaaaattaaaagcttGTTTGTtacacattattaaaaaaaagtgattttaatattttataaattgttgaatatttatttaagattttaaaaaaaaaatgtattttttttactatgtatgataaaaatataataatttttcatataataaaaCTCTAacactaatctctatttataaggAAATAAACAAAACTCCTAActctaaataaataaagaaaacataAGACAAATTAAATTTGCACTCATCTAAAGTGAGAAGTTATTAACGTAAACATATAAGAGGTTAATATTATAACTGCTCATATTTGATAATACATGTGCATATAATACTATTCATT
It contains:
- the LOC101502921 gene encoding inactive LRR receptor-like serine/threonine-protein kinase BIR2, with amino-acid sequence MSSPLILLFLTLFTIWVSFTSSQVEEDNVRCLKGIKQTLVDSENRLSTWRFDNTTVGFICDFVGVTCWNLRENRVLGLELQGMKLSGMIPEALKYCGQSLQKLDLGSNSLSSVIPTQICSWMPFLVTMDLSDNNLEGSIPSTIVNCSYLNELMLSDNNFVGNIPYEFGSLTRLHKFSVANNKLSGNIPSFFDGFDKESFDGNSGLCGGPLGSKCGGMSKKNLAIIIAAGVFGAAGSLLLAFGLWWWYHLRLIGIRRRKEGYVVGGVDDWAVRLRGHKLAQVNLFQKPIVKVKLGDLMAATNSFSAENVLITTRTGATYRADLPDGSTLAVKRLSSCKIGEKQFRMEMNRLGQVRHPNLAPLLGYCVVEEEKLLVYKHMSNGTLYSLLHKNSSVLDWLMRFRIGLGAARGLAWLHHGCHPPIIQQNICSNVILVDEEFDARIMDFGLARLMTSDANGSFVNGDLGELGYIAPEYSSTMVASLKGDVYGFGVLLLELVTGCKPLEVNTGDEEFKGNLVDWVNMHSNSGRLKDCIDKSICGKGQDEEILQFLKIASNCVISRPKDRWSMYQVYNSLKGISKDHSFSEHDDEFPLIFGKPENEPA